One genomic segment of Clostridium estertheticum subsp. estertheticum includes these proteins:
- the pstB gene encoding phosphate ABC transporter ATP-binding protein PstB, producing MGIITAKNLNLYYGNTQALKNVNIDIEKNSVTALIGPSGCGKSTFLRTINRMNDLIDSVKIDGEILYENENVYGQDYDVIDLRKKVGMVFQKANPFPMSIYENIAYGPRIHGIKNKKLLDEIVEKSLKGAVLWDEVKDRLKKSALGLSGGQQQRLCIARTLAVEPEVLLMDEPTSALDPISTLKIEELMDVLKKKYTVIIVTHNMQQAGRISDFTAFFLNGEIVESGKTEEIFYKPKDKRTEDYITGRFG from the coding sequence ATGGGGATAATTACAGCAAAGAATTTAAATCTATATTATGGAAATACACAAGCGTTAAAGAATGTAAATATCGATATAGAGAAAAATTCGGTTACTGCACTTATAGGACCATCAGGGTGTGGTAAATCAACATTTTTACGTACTATTAATAGAATGAATGATTTAATAGATTCTGTTAAAATAGATGGAGAAATATTATATGAAAATGAAAATGTATACGGTCAAGACTATGATGTTATAGATTTAAGGAAAAAAGTTGGAATGGTATTTCAAAAGGCTAACCCATTTCCTATGTCAATATATGAAAACATTGCTTATGGTCCTAGAATTCATGGGATAAAGAATAAGAAATTGCTTGATGAAATTGTAGAGAAAAGTCTTAAGGGGGCTGTACTTTGGGATGAAGTAAAAGATAGACTCAAAAAGAGTGCACTTGGATTATCCGGTGGACAACAGCAGCGGCTATGCATTGCAAGAACTTTGGCTGTAGAACCAGAGGTCCTTCTTATGGATGAGCCAACTTCTGCATTAGATCCTATTTCAACTTTAAAAATTGAAGAGCTAATGGATGTTCTTAAGAAAAAGTATACAGTTATCATTGTTACACATAATATGCAACAAGCTGGTAGAATTTCTGACTTTACAGCATTTTTCTTGAATGGAGAAATTGTTGAAAGTGGAAAAACGGAAGAAATATTTTATAAACCTAAAGATAAAAGAACAGAGGATTATATTACAGGAAGATTCGGCTAA
- a CDS encoding substrate-binding domain-containing protein, with translation MKNKKFKFFFMFCCISLIMVSIGCKKDVGNKTNGSKNINIICEDTVFPMVSDLVHDYNSNNETTITVKSEDRESAFNKLYNSEADVLIGYIQPISDKIKAEMLAYDGIGIIVNPSNNVNGISIQELKKIYIGKIANWVGLNGQSNPIIPVAFKDKFNSMQQEFNLKIKDTPIKEEMGKSTQYVSSMEEMKTFIAQNKNSIGFLPGQWYNKESKFLKLSGVEITISNLKNNLYFLRFPIKMYYSDKKEESLKDLFQYFKSEDGKKIIRKYCIEAF, from the coding sequence ATGAAGAACAAAAAATTCAAATTTTTTTTTATGTTTTGTTGTATTAGTTTGATAATGGTAAGTATAGGATGTAAAAAAGATGTTGGAAACAAAACAAATGGATCAAAAAATATTAATATAATTTGTGAAGATACAGTTTTCCCAATGGTAAGTGACTTAGTACATGATTATAATTCAAATAATGAGACTACAATAACTGTGAAATCTGAGGATAGGGAAAGTGCTTTTAATAAGTTATATAATTCTGAGGCTGATGTATTAATAGGATATATTCAGCCCATTAGTGATAAAATCAAGGCTGAAATGTTAGCGTATGATGGTATAGGAATTATTGTTAATCCTAGTAATAATGTAAATGGTATTTCAATTCAGGAATTAAAAAAAATATATATTGGTAAAATAGCAAATTGGGTAGGACTAAATGGTCAATCAAATCCAATAATACCAGTAGCATTTAAAGATAAATTCAATTCAATGCAGCAAGAATTTAATTTGAAAATAAAAGACACTCCTATAAAAGAAGAAATGGGCAAAAGTACTCAGTACGTATCAAGTATGGAAGAAATGAAAACTTTTATTGCTCAAAACAAAAATTCTATAGGTTTTCTACCTGGACAATGGTATAATAAAGAAAGTAAGTTTTTAAAATTAAGTGGTGTTGAAATTACTATATCAAATTTGAAAAATAATCTTTATTTTTTAAGATTTCCAATAAAAATGTATTATTCGGATAAAAAAGAAGAGAGTTTAAAGGATCTTTTTCAGTATTTTAAAAGTGAAGACGGCAAGAAAATCATAAGAAAATATTGCATAGAAGCATTTTAA
- the spoIVA gene encoding stage IV sporulation protein A, with translation MDNFDIYKDIAERTQGDIYVGVVGPVRTGKSTFIKRFMELMVIPNIDNPHKKERAKDELPQSGSGKSIHTTEPKFVPNEAVEIEFEGGTKFKVRMVDCVGYIVKGALGYAEGEVPKMVNTPWYDHEIPFEEAAEIGTKKVINEHSTIGLLITTDGSITGIERNEYLEAEGRVVNELKSINKPFIMVLNSSNAAAPETSDLARELEEKYDVPVQVMDVINMNEEDISNIFQRVLKEFPVKEINIDMPEWIENLSSKHWVKVNFMKVLKDMCKDIFKVRDITKSLLSFKEVDFLESANLDEVNMGEGTARVKIIPKHELFYKILGETCDCEIKGENDLLTLMGEFSRAKVEYDKIAEALKDVREKGYGLVAPQLSEMTLEEPEIVQHGGRYGVKLKASAPSLHFIKADIQTEISPIMGTEKQSEDFYKSILDQFENDKSQIWQSNMFGKSLEVLVKEGLQNKLFKMPDDVQVKIQKTLQRIINEGNGSLICIIL, from the coding sequence TTGGATAATTTTGATATATATAAAGATATAGCAGAAAGAACACAAGGAGATATTTATGTAGGTGTTGTAGGTCCTGTAAGAACTGGCAAATCAACATTTATAAAAAGGTTTATGGAACTTATGGTAATTCCAAACATAGACAATCCGCATAAAAAAGAAAGAGCGAAAGATGAACTTCCTCAAAGTGGCTCAGGTAAATCAATTCATACTACGGAACCTAAATTTGTGCCAAACGAAGCGGTTGAAATTGAGTTTGAGGGTGGTACTAAATTTAAGGTTAGAATGGTTGATTGTGTTGGTTATATTGTTAAGGGAGCGCTTGGATATGCTGAAGGAGAAGTTCCTAAAATGGTCAATACTCCTTGGTATGATCATGAAATTCCATTTGAGGAAGCAGCAGAGATTGGAACAAAAAAAGTAATAAATGAACATTCAACTATTGGACTATTAATTACAACGGATGGTTCTATCACTGGAATAGAAAGAAATGAATACTTAGAAGCAGAAGGAAGGGTAGTTAATGAGCTTAAGTCAATCAATAAACCTTTTATAATGGTATTAAATTCTAGTAACGCAGCTGCACCTGAGACATCAGATTTAGCAAGAGAATTAGAAGAAAAATATGATGTTCCAGTTCAAGTTATGGATGTTATAAATATGAATGAAGAAGATATTTCTAATATATTTCAAAGAGTTCTTAAAGAATTCCCAGTTAAAGAAATTAACATAGATATGCCCGAATGGATTGAAAACCTGAGTTCTAAACATTGGGTTAAAGTAAATTTTATGAAAGTTTTAAAAGATATGTGCAAGGATATTTTTAAGGTTCGCGATATAACTAAATCTTTACTGAGTTTTAAAGAAGTTGATTTTTTAGAATCAGCAAACCTTGATGAAGTAAATATGGGTGAAGGGACTGCTAGAGTTAAAATAATTCCTAAACATGAACTGTTTTATAAAATACTCGGTGAAACCTGTGATTGTGAAATTAAAGGTGAAAATGATTTATTAACATTAATGGGAGAATTCTCGAGAGCGAAAGTTGAATATGATAAAATTGCAGAGGCATTAAAAGATGTTCGTGAAAAAGGTTATGGATTAGTAGCGCCACAGCTTTCAGAGATGACGTTAGAAGAACCTGAAATTGTTCAACATGGAGGTAGATACGGAGTAAAATTAAAGGCATCAGCACCATCACTTCATTTTATTAAGGCAGATATACAAACAGAAATATCTCCTATTATGGGTACTGAAAAGCAAAGTGAAGATTTCTATAAATCCATTTTAGATCAATTTGAAAATGATAAATCACAAATTTGGCAGAGCAATATGTTTGGCAAATCCTTAGAAGTATTGGTTAAAGAGGGCCTTCAAAATAAATTGTTTAAAATGCCTGATGATGTTCAAGTGAAAATTCAAAAGACGTTACAAAGAATTATAAATGAAGGTAATGGTAGCTTAATATGTATTATTTTATAA
- the pstC gene encoding phosphate ABC transporter permease subunit PstC, translating to MKKNDKKSMFLKFKNEYLGRGFATFCGAVIVILTFSIIIFLTSKGLNTFIKHGYSIFHFIFSGNWDPEGSGESSIPQFGTLIFIFGSTMVSFLAVLVSAPIGVALAVFMNLISPKLGKKVLQPAIELFVGIPSVVYGWIGVSVLVPFIKIFFGGIGFSLLAGVLVISVMILPTITSISSDAIRTIPKDYIEASYGLGATRWQTIIKVIIPAAKSGILTSIVLGVSRAFGEALAVQMVIGNSVTFPKGLLGTTTTLTSILTMDTANTMNGTAWNDALWSIALLLLIISFIFIIIIRKIGKRGEQ from the coding sequence ATGAAAAAAAATGATAAAAAATCAATGTTTCTAAAATTTAAGAATGAATATTTGGGACGTGGGTTTGCAACGTTTTGCGGCGCAGTTATAGTAATTCTTACTTTTTCAATAATAATATTTCTAACTAGTAAAGGCTTAAATACATTCATTAAACATGGATACTCAATATTTCATTTTATATTTTCTGGAAATTGGGACCCTGAGGGTAGCGGAGAATCCTCGATTCCTCAATTTGGAACTTTAATATTTATCTTTGGTTCTACAATGGTATCTTTTCTTGCGGTACTAGTAAGTGCACCAATAGGAGTAGCTCTCGCTGTATTTATGAATTTGATTTCACCAAAACTCGGAAAAAAAGTTCTCCAACCTGCCATAGAATTATTTGTTGGAATTCCATCTGTTGTTTATGGTTGGATAGGTGTAAGTGTATTGGTTCCTTTTATTAAAATTTTCTTTGGAGGAATAGGATTTAGTTTACTTGCAGGAGTACTAGTTATAAGTGTAATGATTTTACCAACAATAACAAGTATTTCATCTGATGCTATAAGAACCATACCAAAAGATTATATAGAAGCATCTTATGGGCTTGGTGCAACAAGGTGGCAAACTATAATTAAAGTGATTATACCTGCAGCTAAAAGTGGAATACTTACAAGTATTGTACTTGGAGTCTCAAGAGCATTTGGGGAGGCACTTGCGGTGCAAATGGTTATAGGAAACTCAGTTACTTTCCCTAAGGGGTTACTTGGAACAACAACTACATTAACAAGTATACTTACTATGGATACGGCAAATACAATGAATGGTACAGCTTGGAATGATGCATTATGGTCAATAGCATTGCTATTGCTAATAATATCATTTATATTTATAATTATTATTAGAAAAATAGGGAAAAGAGGTGAGCAGTAA
- the phoU gene encoding phosphate signaling complex protein PhoU — protein sequence MARKVFEANLQELHNDLIRMGSIVEKQIYDCIDALVTHNIEKAQKIMEDDDIVDVMEREIEDKAIRLIAMQQPLAIDLRNIFTTTKIVTDLERMADYAVDVAKITVRLKDEKYIKQLVDIPRMAEIVVLMIRDSLDAYVSGDIEKAYAVCKRDDEVDDIYKEVFGELLRIMFENQKTVNQATQFLFICKWLERIADHTTNICEWTIYLVTGEKVNLNE from the coding sequence ATGGCAAGAAAAGTATTCGAAGCAAATCTTCAAGAGCTCCATAATGATTTAATTAGAATGGGAAGCATTGTAGAAAAACAAATTTATGACTGTATTGATGCATTAGTTACCCATAACATTGAGAAAGCTCAAAAAATAATGGAAGATGATGATATCGTTGATGTTATGGAGAGAGAAATAGAAGATAAAGCAATAAGGTTAATTGCTATGCAACAACCTTTGGCAATAGATTTAAGAAATATTTTCACTACAACAAAAATAGTGACGGATCTTGAAAGAATGGCTGATTATGCTGTTGATGTTGCTAAAATTACAGTAAGATTGAAAGATGAAAAGTATATAAAACAACTTGTGGATATACCTAGAATGGCAGAAATTGTAGTTCTTATGATAAGAGATTCTTTGGATGCGTATGTATCAGGTGACATTGAAAAAGCCTATGCTGTATGCAAACGAGATGATGAAGTAGATGATATATATAAAGAAGTGTTTGGCGAACTTCTAAGAATAATGTTTGAAAATCAAAAGACTGTAAATCAAGCTACTCAATTTTTGTTTATTTGTAAATGGCTAGAAAGAATTGCTGATCATACAACAAACATATGTGAATGGACAATTTATTTAGTTACAGGTGAAAAAGTTAATTTAAATGAATAA
- a CDS encoding phosphate ABC transporter substrate-binding protein, with protein sequence MKKKYLKLMVATLTVAMTAGFLTGCGSKAETTPKTTTKAATATSGSITAAGSTALQPLAELGAKNFKLKNTGATVNVQGGGSGTGLKQVGEGSVEIGNSDIYAKDKAGIDAAALTDTKVCVIGFAAVTNPKVKVESLTKKQLIDIFTGKIKNWKEVGGADIKVTIINRPKSSGTRATFKEFGLDKKEEATGLTSDSSGAVLKTVKQTDGAISYLALSAFADATNKEGLNILKIDGVEATAANISTDKYKIWSYEHMYTKGVPTGITKAYLDYMTSSEMHASITKLGYIPMADMKAKRD encoded by the coding sequence ATGAAAAAAAAATATTTGAAATTGATGGTTGCTACACTAACAGTTGCAATGACAGCAGGTTTTTTAACTGGATGTGGAAGTAAAGCTGAAACAACACCTAAAACTACAACTAAAGCGGCGACTGCAACATCCGGTTCAATAACTGCAGCAGGATCAACTGCTCTTCAGCCTTTGGCAGAACTTGGTGCTAAAAATTTCAAACTTAAAAATACAGGTGCAACAGTAAATGTACAAGGTGGCGGAAGTGGTACTGGACTTAAGCAAGTAGGAGAAGGTAGTGTAGAAATAGGAAATTCAGATATATATGCAAAAGACAAAGCAGGAATTGATGCAGCTGCATTAACAGACACTAAGGTATGTGTTATAGGATTTGCTGCAGTAACAAATCCAAAAGTTAAGGTTGAATCATTAACAAAAAAACAATTAATAGATATATTTACAGGAAAGATAAAAAACTGGAAAGAAGTTGGCGGAGCTGACATCAAAGTTACTATTATAAATAGACCAAAATCTTCAGGTACTAGAGCAACATTTAAAGAATTTGGATTAGATAAAAAAGAAGAAGCAACTGGCTTAACTTCAGATTCAAGTGGAGCTGTTCTAAAAACAGTTAAACAAACTGACGGAGCAATAAGTTACTTAGCGTTATCAGCTTTTGCTGATGCAACAAACAAAGAAGGCTTAAACATATTAAAAATTGATGGTGTTGAAGCAACTGCAGCAAATATAAGCACAGATAAATATAAAATTTGGTCATACGAACATATGTATACCAAAGGTGTACCTACTGGAATAACAAAAGCATATTTAGATTATATGACAAGTTCTGAAATGCATGCATCAATAACAAAATTAGGATACATTCCAATGGCAGATATGAAAGCTAAAAGAGATTAA
- a CDS encoding DUF512 domain-containing protein, with protein MKNQIAKILPGSIAEEIELEVGDRLISINGNKVIDIIDYKFLITDELLIIEIEKIDGEIIEIEFEKDYDEDLGIQFVDAILDRPKSCHNKCIFCFIDQLPDGMRDTLYFKDDDSRLSFFQGNFVTLTNMKEEDIDRIIRYKISPINVSVHTTDVELRKIMLNNKFAGNVYDRLKRLAKAGIKINCQVVACPGINNGVELIKTIEDLYKLYPSIENLAVVPVGVTKFREGLFNLTLYDKKTAAEEIESVKELQEKYIREIDSPFIRLSDEFYVVANIDVPCEKFYDGYSQLEDGIGMIRLLRSVTDEDIVKLKLNNEGSFTFITGHSAYAEILKVAEKITACNNKINIDVKEIANVFFGETITVAGLLTGNDIIKQLTGEKLGEYLMLPSNMFKSGYELGSNEQRIFLDNVTVSDLEKSLNTKVLICDYSGEDLINIINQNSREAK; from the coding sequence ATGAAAAACCAAATAGCGAAGATACTTCCAGGGAGTATTGCAGAAGAAATTGAGCTTGAAGTAGGAGATAGATTAATTAGTATAAATGGCAATAAAGTAATAGATATTATAGATTACAAATTTTTAATTACAGATGAACTTCTTATCATTGAAATTGAAAAGATAGATGGTGAGATTATTGAAATAGAATTTGAAAAAGACTATGATGAAGATTTGGGAATCCAATTCGTTGATGCCATTTTGGATAGGCCAAAGAGCTGTCATAATAAATGTATATTCTGTTTTATTGATCAATTACCTGATGGAATGAGAGATACTTTATATTTCAAAGATGATGATTCAAGATTATCGTTTTTTCAAGGTAATTTTGTAACATTAACTAATATGAAAGAAGAGGACATTGATAGGATTATTAGATATAAGATAAGCCCTATTAATGTGTCAGTTCATACTACGGATGTTGAGCTTAGAAAGATAATGCTAAACAATAAATTTGCTGGAAATGTTTATGATAGGTTGAAAAGACTGGCAAAAGCTGGTATTAAAATTAATTGTCAAGTGGTAGCATGCCCTGGCATCAATAATGGAGTAGAACTTATAAAAACTATTGAAGATTTGTATAAGCTTTATCCGAGCATTGAAAATCTAGCTGTTGTACCGGTTGGAGTAACAAAGTTTAGAGAAGGCCTGTTTAATTTGACATTGTATGATAAAAAGACTGCAGCAGAGGAAATAGAGAGTGTTAAAGAATTACAAGAAAAATACATTAGAGAAATAGATTCACCTTTTATAAGATTGTCTGATGAATTCTATGTTGTAGCAAATATTGATGTTCCTTGCGAGAAGTTCTACGACGGTTATTCTCAACTCGAAGATGGCATTGGTATGATAAGACTACTTAGAAGCGTTACTGACGAAGATATAGTAAAACTAAAGCTTAATAATGAAGGAAGTTTTACATTTATAACAGGTCATTCAGCTTATGCAGAAATATTAAAGGTAGCTGAGAAAATAACTGCATGTAATAACAAAATAAATATTGATGTAAAAGAGATAGCAAATGTTTTTTTTGGCGAAACTATTACAGTAGCAGGTCTTTTAACAGGAAATGACATAATAAAGCAACTGACAGGTGAAAAACTAGGTGAATATTTAATGCTTCCTAGCAATATGTTCAAAAGCGGATATGAACTAGGAAGTAACGAGCAACGAATTTTCTTGGATAATGTTACAGTAAGTGATCTAGAAAAAAGCTTAAATACAAAAGTTTTAATATGTGATTATTCAGGAGAAGATTTAATAAATATAATAAACCAAAATAGTCGGGAGGCAAAGTAA
- the pstA gene encoding phosphate ABC transporter permease PstA, which translates to MSAKVKDKIATIVLYIVSALVILLLVSLIGYIVYNGRASLNLKFLFGEPKIGEAGGGIGPQLYNSLSLLVVTLIITVPLGVGAGIYLAEYAKKGKILNVIRLCIETMASLPSIVVGLFGLLVFVTMTGWGYSLFAGALAITIINLPGLTRVCENAVKTASEGVKEASLGLGATRWQTIKNVVLPSAMPQILTGVILAAGRIFGEAAALLYTAGMSAPAVDFTNFAVNNKDSAYSLFRPAETLAVYIWKLNSEGMVPDATKIANGASAVLIIAVLIFNVSARIIGKKLYESHAGSK; encoded by the coding sequence ATGAGTGCTAAAGTTAAGGATAAAATTGCAACAATAGTTTTGTATATAGTTTCTGCTTTAGTAATTCTTTTGCTTGTAAGTCTCATTGGATATATAGTATATAATGGAAGGGCGTCATTAAATTTAAAGTTTTTATTTGGTGAACCAAAAATTGGTGAAGCCGGTGGAGGAATTGGGCCTCAATTGTATAATTCATTAAGTTTACTTGTAGTAACACTTATAATTACAGTGCCACTCGGAGTAGGAGCTGGAATATATTTAGCTGAATACGCAAAAAAAGGAAAAATACTAAATGTTATTAGATTGTGTATTGAAACTATGGCATCATTACCATCTATTGTCGTTGGTTTATTTGGACTTTTAGTTTTTGTTACAATGACGGGATGGGGATATTCTCTTTTTGCTGGAGCTTTAGCTATAACTATAATAAATTTACCCGGACTTACTAGAGTTTGTGAAAATGCTGTTAAAACCGCGTCAGAAGGCGTTAAAGAAGCTAGTTTAGGATTAGGCGCTACTAGGTGGCAAACTATTAAAAATGTCGTATTGCCATCTGCAATGCCTCAAATTTTAACTGGTGTTATACTAGCAGCCGGTAGAATTTTTGGAGAAGCAGCAGCTTTACTATATACTGCAGGTATGAGTGCACCAGCTGTGGATTTTACTAATTTTGCAGTGAACAATAAGGATTCAGCTTATAGTTTATTTAGGCCTGCTGAAACTTTAGCTGTTTATATATGGAAACTTAATTCTGAAGGAATGGTACCTGATGCTACTAAGATAGCTAATGGAGCCTCTGCCGTTTTAATAATAGCAGTGCTAATATTCAATGTATCTGCAAGAATAATCGGGAAAAAATTATATGAGTCTCATGCAGGTAGTAAATAA
- the der gene encoding ribosome biogenesis GTPase Der produces MAKPIVAIVGRPNVGKSTLFNKLAGKRISIVEDTPGVTRDRVYADADWLRHNFTIIDTGGIEVESQDIILAQMRRQAQIAIETADVIIFIVDGKQGLTGSDYEVAQMLRKSKKPIVLVVNKIDHLELEANAFEFYNLGIGTPVAISATQGLGLGDMLDEVVVHFDSIYSNTEDAEYIQVAVVGKPNVGKSSLINRMLGEERNIVTDIAGTTRDAIDSKLETAEGKFVLIDTAGIRRKSKVEEGIERYSVIRSLAAVERADVVILMLTATEELSDQDEKIIGYAHEMKKAILVIINKWDLIEKDTKTMLEFKQRIQAGLNFMAYAPYLFISAKTGQRVHKVLSSIKECYDNYSKRIATGILNEVINKAVLMNEPPTVANKRLKIFYVTQVDSKPPTFVFFVNNPNLLHFSYQRYLENQLRNSFEFSGTGIKLIFRERKE; encoded by the coding sequence ATGGCAAAACCAATAGTAGCAATAGTAGGAAGACCTAATGTAGGTAAATCTACATTATTTAATAAATTAGCAGGTAAGAGAATATCAATAGTTGAAGATACACCAGGGGTAACAAGAGACAGGGTGTATGCGGATGCAGATTGGTTAAGACATAATTTTACAATAATTGACACAGGTGGTATAGAAGTTGAAAGTCAAGATATCATTTTAGCTCAAATGAGAAGGCAGGCACAAATAGCTATAGAAACAGCAGATGTTATAATTTTTATAGTAGATGGTAAACAAGGACTTACAGGTTCAGATTATGAAGTTGCACAAATGTTAAGAAAAAGTAAAAAGCCAATAGTACTTGTAGTAAACAAAATAGATCATCTAGAACTCGAAGCAAATGCTTTTGAATTCTATAATTTAGGAATAGGTACACCAGTAGCTATTTCAGCAACTCAAGGTCTTGGACTTGGAGATATGTTAGATGAAGTAGTAGTACATTTTGATAGTATTTATTCAAATACAGAAGATGCAGAATATATTCAAGTTGCAGTGGTAGGTAAGCCTAATGTTGGTAAATCATCCCTCATAAATAGAATGCTTGGAGAAGAAAGAAATATAGTAACTGATATAGCGGGTACTACAAGAGATGCTATAGATAGTAAATTAGAAACTGCAGAAGGAAAATTTGTTCTTATAGATACAGCAGGAATAAGAAGAAAAAGTAAAGTAGAAGAGGGTATTGAAAGGTATAGTGTTATTAGGTCACTAGCTGCTGTTGAGAGAGCTGATGTTGTTATACTTATGCTAACGGCTACTGAAGAATTAAGTGATCAAGATGAGAAAATTATAGGGTATGCTCATGAAATGAAAAAAGCAATTTTAGTTATAATAAATAAATGGGATTTAATAGAGAAGGATACTAAAACTATGCTTGAGTTTAAACAAAGAATTCAAGCTGGCTTAAACTTTATGGCTTATGCACCATATTTATTTATATCTGCAAAAACAGGTCAAAGAGTACATAAGGTATTATCATCAATAAAAGAATGTTATGATAATTATTCAAAAAGAATTGCTACAGGTATATTAAATGAGGTTATAAATAAAGCTGTACTAATGAACGAACCTCCAACAGTAGCAAACAAGAGATTGAAAATATTTTATGTTACTCAAGTAGACTCTAAACCACCAACATTTGTATTCTTTGTAAATAATCCTAATTTACTACATTTTTCTTATCAAAGATATTTAGAAAATCAATTGAGAAATAGTTTTGAGTTTAGTGGAACGGGTATAAAACTTATATTCAGAGAAAGGAAAGAATAA
- a CDS encoding NAD(P)H-dependent glycerol-3-phosphate dehydrogenase — protein sequence MLKVAFLGGGSFGTALSIMLAKKGTSVNIWDRKLSVINDINIKRENIKYLPNIAVPSGITAFIDIEEVINDTDIIVLSVPSHVIRNICKMITPYLKPNQIIVSIAKGIEEGSLKRISEVIEEEIQDNPIVILSGPSHAEEVALDIPTTVVVTSKQMEYAMIVQDVFMTNKFRVYTNEDIIGVEIGGAVKNIIALAAGISDGIGYGDNAKAALMTRGMNEIIRIGTRLGGRIETFYGLTGMGDLIVTCTSMHSRNRKAGILIGKGVLVEKACNDIGMVVEGIKAIRAFYELKEKEKVSMPITDVLYKVLFEGKDPKYGVYELMSRDKKSEF from the coding sequence ATGTTAAAAGTTGCTTTTTTAGGTGGAGGTAGTTTTGGTACTGCATTATCAATAATGCTTGCGAAAAAAGGAACTAGCGTTAACATCTGGGATAGAAAACTAAGTGTTATTAATGATATTAACATAAAAAGGGAAAACATTAAATACTTACCAAATATCGCAGTGCCTTCAGGAATAACAGCATTCATTGATATAGAAGAGGTTATAAATGATACTGATATAATTGTGTTATCAGTTCCATCACATGTTATAAGAAATATATGTAAGATGATAACACCATATTTAAAACCAAACCAAATTATTGTTAGTATTGCAAAAGGAATTGAAGAGGGTTCATTAAAAAGAATTTCAGAGGTTATAGAAGAAGAAATCCAAGATAATCCAATTGTAATACTTTCAGGTCCCAGTCACGCAGAAGAAGTTGCTTTAGATATACCTACAACTGTAGTAGTCACATCTAAGCAAATGGAATATGCAATGATTGTTCAAGATGTTTTTATGACTAATAAATTTAGAGTTTATACTAATGAAGATATTATAGGAGTAGAAATTGGTGGAGCAGTTAAAAACATTATTGCATTAGCAGCTGGTATATCAGATGGTATAGGCTATGGAGATAATGCTAAGGCTGCACTTATGACAAGGGGCATGAATGAAATTATAAGAATAGGAACTAGGCTTGGCGGTAGAATTGAAACATTTTATGGATTAACAGGTATGGGTGATCTTATAGTAACTTGTACTAGTATGCATAGTCGAAATAGAAAAGCTGGTATTCTAATTGGAAAAGGTGTTCTAGTGGAGAAGGCGTGCAATGATATAGGAATGGTAGTTGAGGGTATAAAAGCTATACGAGCTTTTTATGAACTTAAAGAAAAAGAAAAAGTTTCGATGCCTATAACAGATGTATTATACAAAGTACTATTCGAAGGTAAAGATCCTAAATATGGGGTATATGAATTAATGTCTAGAGATAAAAAAAGTGAGTTTTAA